aAAGTGAACAACATTTTAGGTGGAGTAACCAGACACGTATGTGCTttagaaaacatttttttaagcaaCAAACTTCTTTTTTAAACCTAAGGACAAGAACATCTGTAACTGTTTTTGCATTCTTTTACAttctgtatattttttttacctcgGAGTACATTCTCCGACACTGTAGAGCAACTTTGTATTACTTTTTTTATGGAAATACTCTAGAGGAAACTCCTAAAGTATAATTGTAAGCACCGGAATTTGAAACATGTTGGATGTAATAATGCACCAACGACTGCACCGGCACACCAAGAGGTGTTTTTCAGAGCAACTTTGTATTACTTGACTGCCGGCTTCTTGACTTCCCGCGGGGGCGGCCCTAGGACCAAAATGACCGTTTGTCCAAGTACAAGTCGCatatgtattttatttaattttagAGGTGTCACATACTGTGATATGTTGTCAGATTGAATGCAAACTCTTTACAATTGTACTTAAGTGAGGCGTTTTGGCTCCCGGATcgtagtaattttttttacaaaatatatataaaatgaaatgaaataacATATTTAAAAGTTtacaaaaatattaaaaaaaatgtcttgTGTATTGTTTCAAGCTCGTACATATCTGTAAAATTGACTAAATACTTTCACCGGTAAGCTACAAAAAAGAAGTGTGGATCTATAGTGGCAAAGAGTACAAACTTTCTAGATCCATATatatttctctcttttttcctgtGGTATCCCACAAATGAAAATAcattttcatgaaatttgGTAGGTACATGATGAACATTTGTAGctccatttaaaaaaaaaaggaaataaggGATCCATGGATCCCTAGATCCAAAATGCGTCTCTGACATTGGTTGGGGAGTGGATGTACAATCCTGCGTTCAAATCCTTGTGAAcagttttctttcaaaaaatacGTCTCTGACAAACCTACCTGCTATGGGGAGAGAAAGCCTGAATTAATCCCATAAAAAGGAAGGGGGTTAgttattttttcttgcctTGGTTCATGTCATCATGTTGCaaggacaagaaaaaaagtttAGCTAACACGCACCATGCATCGGGGTTAgttattttctctctcttcccttgGTTCAGGGCATTATGTTGCAAGGACAAGAAAAAAGGTTAGCTAACACACACCATGCATTTCGTGCATAGATATGCACTTACATACTTCTTCCGTTTCTTGCTCTAAGTCAAATTTTATTGTACAACTTTATACTGAATCCAAAACCCTTATTTATGAATCGGATGAAGTAATATATACAACCCCAAAGTAATGTAGTATCATCAGGCCttgtttatagaaaaataatattgtGGACAACAAAAGTATATTAGTTAGTATCATTAGATTGTTATCACATATGTCTACATTTGTTTGATGTTAcatatgttatttttttcttataaaaTCCTGTCAAAGTCGAAAAGTTATACTTCTTCTGTCCCAAGCGACAACAAATTAAGGTTCTCTTCGAGGAGATGGAGCCCTCGCTTGATTAAATCGTCATGCATGCTCGGGCAAGCTAGTGGGCAACCACACACGATGGCTGCCTGACCGCAggaggcacgcacgcacctCTCGACTCCCATGACTTTGGCTAATGACGAGGAACGCTGATCGATGCATGGAGATTCACGTACGTACAGTATTGTATCCCCCCACTTGCATGCGAGAAGTGCCCACTTTCATATCTGCATGCGAGACGCCAAAAGTACTTTGTGGTACCCCTCTGCGCAAGTCATTTGTATACGCGCCCGGCCACTCGGGATTCCGTGAGTGCACGCGGAGTACTACAGTCCGGTCCCATGACACGAGCCACGCACGCATCGGAACTAGATCATCAATTTAGATAACTAAATagaaattaaataattaaaaaattatgTCGTTAGAAAGTTTTTTCGATAATGAATCTaatgatgtattttttttaaacatgcatatttaattaattaaattgaaaATTTAAGGATGCGTACGTGTCTCatattatgagacggaggaagttaATAACTTCTGTTCCTGCTTAAACTGAGCCTACCTAGCttggaggatggagctagaGGAGTAGAGGGACATGCTAATTCAGAAAAAGAGGAGGCAATATGTGGTTAATTAATTTACCAGCGtgtgccgccgcggcgagaTCCCCGCGCGAGTCCCTGACGCTTAGCTCCACCCAGGAACCATAGCTCGGGTGCTTAAGGAAGAAGTCGCCGAGGGCCTTGGAAATGCAGGCGAGCCTCTCCCTCCCCGCGCCGCTCGTCAGGTCCAGCACCACGCCCACCCGCaccttcgccgccggcgatgcaacgacggcggcggcggtgctcgcGAGCGAACAGATCAGGAGTGCGAGCAGCAGGCGAATGGTGATGATCGTTGGGCGGTCCATTGTGTTTACTTGTTGAGTCTGGGTGttgtagtagtactactgtTACTTGCTGTTCGCCAGTAACAGTAAGTCAAGCGCATATATGTACTGTACTGGTCGTCGTGGAAAATATATTATACTAtgtggatatatatatatgcatgttcaGGCATACCGCGTAGGACCGATGTTAACCAGTGGTCGGTGGTGGGAATTTCCTGCAACTCCAATGCAGACTTGCTCGATGCGGTCAATGGCTAGCAATGCATGCCTCTCTCTGGTCTAAAGGGCGGAGAATCCTCTGCCGTCTCCCTGCTGCTACGTGGTCACTTTATCACCGTTCATTTGCGTTACGTGGCCACATCTGTCGTCGTAAAACCATGACCCGATTGTGCCTTCAGGCTGGGTTccggacgaggcggcggccttcTTCCGCGCGGCCGCGCCCTTCCGACCGCGACGCCGTCGCCACCAGCCTCGCCGCCTTTGTCGCCCGCCCCTCCCTGCCCCGCTCCGCCGGCAAGTTCGCCCGCCTCCAATGCCCGAATTTGGATTCCCCCATCTCGCCCGACCAACAGAGGACTGGGTTCGGGTGCTCATGTTGATGACCCGACTGTGTACGCGCTGCAGGGACCAGAGGAGGGACCCTCGGGCTCGGGGTGGTCTGCGTCACCTCGGTCGGCACCACGGTGCCCCTGGAGCAGCTGGCGCTGCGTGCGCTACATCGACAATTTCAGTTCCGGCCAGCGAGGGGCCGCGTCCACCGAGTATGTACCGCGACAGCTTCTACCCCCCTTTGCTTCTCTGCTTTGCTGTAACCTGCAAATTTTTGTGCAATGCAGATATTTTCTCAAGGCTGGCTACGCAGTCATCTTCATCCATCGCCGGTGAGTCTTTCTAGCTCAAGATTCTTTTAGTGCGGCTAAGGTAGTTCAGGATTCAGGATTTCAGGTAGTGGTTTTCATCAGGTCATTGAGATTTGCCATGTAAGGCCTCTGTCGGCTGCAAGCTTGATCTTTTTGAGCTCGGTGAAGGATCCGAAATCCAAGGTCTGGGAACGGCAGTCCTAAATTTTCTATGCCATGCAAAATTGTGCATGTTTTTATGCTATTTTCTACAGGCGCCTgcttttttgttgaaaaacGGACGACGTCCTGGCCGTCCGAAATATCTTAAAGATTCgtgtcttcttccttttgcttTGGGTCTTATCGCTTCTTCCTTCTGTCGTTGTCGTCCAGTGAGTTCCACTCTTCAGTTCTCCCCTTTCTCCCCACTTTcgttctttcttctttccattttgtttcattgttcAAACCTTTTCGCTAGCTTGAATATTTTGCAGTAGTTTAAGTAAATGACTCTGTATCCTGCTTTCGAACATACGTGCTCATTTGAGCTACTTATCTCAAATGAActtgctcctcctcttctatgATGTGCATCCAGGCCAGGACTTGGTGTTGTCCGCAAGGATTATTAATAGTGATGTGGGGTGCATATGAGCACGATGTCGCGAGCCGTGGGTGGATCACTCGATCCTTCTCCGGCCACCACCAGGCAAGACCGCAAGATGGAAATGGGACACGGAGTTTCCATCTACGTCAACCATTTCCAGAACTTTGACCTTTTCCATTTATGGGAAACGAGAATGATTTTGGAGATTTTACCTTCTTTTGGTGTTCTTTCCCATTAATAACTCGTGAGATTTCTTATGTTGTTTCTTGAGTGTGGCAATATGAACTTGTTTCATGAGATCAGCTAGACAATGACTGTCCCAAAAAAAGAGTGTCAAACAACGCCGCAGGGAAGCGCAGTTATTCGTCTAGTACTCACTATGAATGTACTCCGGCCGTGTGTGTCTAGCTTCATAAGTCTTCTTTGCACAGTTTTTGCCAAATCCCAGCACCACATTGAAAAGCAGTGCTGTAATTTGCTTTGCTCTTAGCTGACTCAAGCTTCTCGCTCATCACTGGTGTGATATCCCAGCCAACCGTCTCAACAACTTTTTAGTTGGGACCGGTCCTGCGGGGTGCAGGCCTCTGCGGCTGGTTCTGGTCCGGTTCGTGGGGTGGACCGGTTCGGTTCACTGGGAGGACCCGTTCGATCCACATTGGCATCTTAGTTGGCACGCCATGTACGCCTGCATGTGGGGCCgaattgtaaaaaaaatgggaTTCCGCCCAAAATCTAAAATAGGGTAATTTCTGGCACAAGTTTTGTTAAACGGGGTAAAAAACGAAAATCTCACTAAATGAGGTAAAAGTTGTCAAAAAATTGAAACTTGGGGGTAAAAAGTGGAATTAACTCTATCAGTTTAATCACGCATGCtggcattattattttttgagtGAATAATTCCACTTTGTACCCCATGTCTGGCAATTTTGTGTCAGTGTTTACCCCATTTTAATTTTATCCCTTATTTGTACATGTGACATGTGATTTACCTCATTAATTTAACCAACTACTCTGAGTCCGACATGATGGACTCACTATTTGGAGGGACATGGCAAGTCCATGTTGGAAGCGTATTTTGCTAAGCAGTTTCTTCTTCCCTGTTCAAACCCGACCTTTTTCTGACCCAGACCAATTTTCCATTTCCGTTTGGAGTGACTTCGCAACTTGACGTGTTCATGCTTTCTTCAGTGTTGCATAACATCGTCTTTGCAAATGACAAAGCAGGGTGTAAAGATGGCCGGAGTGGGAGATCTGCCAGTAGAATGTGACATTGCCAAAAGAATGtgacacgtacgtacgtaacgTGGACATGTCTGGTTTTCAATTGTCTTATCTACGTCATAGCACGAAATATTGTAAAGAGTATATTACGTCTGTTCCATTGTATTTGtccatgttttgttttctagCTTAATAATTTATCTCCTTCACGTCATCGAAAATCTATCAATCTCTGGCAGGACGTAAAATTGACCGACAAATAACCAAAGAAATAAGCGGATCAGAGACGGCGACATGGATGGGCTAGCTCACTCACACGTATAGGAAGCTTCCGTGCGCTCGGAAGTATTGTGGCGACGTACGTAGGCTTCATTATGTTGTTGATTAAACAAGTACAGTAACTAACTAGTCTTCGCCCGTAAAAAAACTAGTCTTTGAGGCCGATGGCGCCGTTTACTTTGTCTAAAAAATAGTGTTACTCCTCCAATGGAAAGCTAGCAGACATATATACATTGTCTCAGTCATAGCAGATCATGGTGCTTCGGATCTAAGAGATCGAGAAAAGAAGAGTGTAGCAACTCCATTTCATCACGGAATTGAATTGAAGGTTCAATTCCGTTGACCCATGAATTTCAACATCCAAAGGGACGGGtctactacctgggatttttCGTTTCTCTgtttattaatttgttttgtttttttgctttctCCTCCGGCCGGCCCTGTTCATGCATGTCATAGCTTTTGCAATAGTTATTCACCATTTTACAACCGACTCTGTTGTTTTTTTCACTGATTCACTACTTACTTTCGTGCATACCTAGCATATTTGCTTTTTAAAAGAATTTCTGGAACTAGCTTGTTTTATAATGCTGACATTAGTTATTTTACAGCCAGTATAATGTTTGTTCTTTTCAGGCCAGCATTTGccttttttaaggaaaaagtACAGTTGGTGATTTACCTACTGTGTATATTCAGAATTTGcctattttttctttgcttggcGAGAGAAAAGGAAGAGTAATACAAAGCAAAAAGCGAGAGGGATATACAGCaacagaaggaagaaaaaaaaacatggggAGGGGAACTTGCACCGACCATCCAACGGACCATGGACTAAACGGCCACTGCCTGAAAGGACTATGCTATGTCCAGGGGACCGCCGCCCTCCACAAGGTACATCTTGCCAGCAGCATGTATTTTGTATCGGCTAGCTGCGctgttggaacttggaagaaTGTTCCAGGAAACTTCGCCACCGGCCACACCGCAGCCGGCCGGGTCGACGTACGTCGCTCTCGCTACGCGGTACAAATCAGCTTACATATACCCATGCATACTGCCACGTATTGCCATACACCAACTCAACCGCCGTATACATCCAAGTAGAGCGAGAAAGAAACCTACATTTAGAGTCTTAATTCAACCACATGGAGACTATGGAGTGCCGCCGCCCAGCAAGGCGACCCCcccgcgctgtcgctgctccTGCAGcaggcctcctcctcctcctctccttgcTCGTGCTTTCGAGCACCGTTGCATCGTCGCcggcagccatggcggcggcggcggcggcggcggtgcgggtgGGCGTGGTGCTGGACCTGACGAGCGACGCCGGGAGGGAGAGGCGCGACTGCATTTCCATGGC
This is a stretch of genomic DNA from Brachypodium distachyon strain Bd21 chromosome 1, Brachypodium_distachyon_v3.0, whole genome shotgun sequence. It encodes these proteins:
- the LOC112269951 gene encoding uncharacterized protein LOC112269951 isoform X1, translating into MHASLWSKGRRILCRLPAATWSLYHRSFALRGHICRRKTMTRLCLQAGFRTRRRPSSARPRPSDRDAVATSLAAFVARPSLPRSAGTRGGTLGLGVVCVTSVGTTVPLEQLALRALHRQFQFRPARGRVHRIFSQGWLRSHLHPSPVIEICHVRPLSAASLIFLSSVKDPKSKAPAFLLKNGRRPGRPKYLKDSCLLPFALGLIASSFCRCRPARTWCCPQGLLIVMWGAYEHDVASRGWITRSFSGHHQARPQDGNGTRSFHLRQPFPEL
- the LOC112269951 gene encoding uncharacterized protein LOC112269951 isoform X3; the encoded protein is MHASLWSKGRRILCRLPAATWSLYHRSFALRGHICRRKTMTRLCLQAGFRTRRRPSSARPRPSDRDAVATSLAAFVARPSLPRSAGTRGGTLGLGVVCVTSVGTTVPLEQLALRALHRQFQFRPARGRVHRIFSQGWLRSHLHPSPARTWCCPQGLLIVMWGAYEHDVASRGWITRSFSGHHQARPQDGNGTRSFHLRQPFPEL
- the LOC112269951 gene encoding uncharacterized protein LOC112269951 isoform X2: MHASLWSKGRRILCRLPAATWSLYHRSFALRGHICRRKTMTRLCLQAGFRTRRRPSSARPRPSDRDAVATSLAAFVARPSLPRSAGTRGGTLGLGVVCVTSVGTTVPLEQLALRALHRQFQFRPARGRVHRIFSQGWLRSHLHPSPVIEICHVRPLSAASLIFLSSVKDPKSKARTWCCPQGLLIVMWGAYEHDVASRGWITRSFSGHHQARPQDGNGTRSFHLRQPFPEL